CCGTAGGCGGCCCACGGTGGGATGGCCTGCCCGGGCCGCAGCGCCCCGAGGCGGGGCTCCTGGAGCTGCGCCGGCAGCTGGGTGTCTTCGCCAACGTCCGGCCGGTCCGGATGTTCGCGGGGCTGGAGACCACCTCGCCGTTGCGGCCCGAGGTGGTGGCGGGCACCGACCTGGTGGTGGTGCGCGAGCTGTTGGGGGGGCTCTACTACGGGCCCCGCGGACGCCGCCAGGGCCCGGGAGGCCCGGTGGTCTTCGACACGCTGGAGTACGACCAGGCACAGATCGACCGCGCGGCGCGCTTCGCCCTGGAGATGGCGCGACGGCGCCGGCGCTCGCTGACCCTGGTCGACAAGGCCAACGTGCTGGAGAGCTCCCGCATGTGGCGAGAGCGGGTCCAGGCGCTCGCCCCGGCTTACCCCGACGTGGCGGTCAGCTTCCAGTACGTGGACAGCTGCGCCATGCGGCTCGTCCGTGAGCCGCGGGCCTTCGACGTCCTGCTGTGCGAGAACATGTTTGGGGACATCTTGAGCGACGAGGCGGCGGTGCTGGCCGGATCCATCGGGATGCTGCCATCGGCCAGCCTGGGCGGGCGCGTGGGGCTTTACGAGCCGGTGCACGGCTCGGCCCCCGACATCGCCGGGCGGGGGGTGGCCAACCCCATCGGCGCCATCCTCGCCGGTGCGATGCTCCTGGAGTGGAGCCTGGGGTGGCGCGACGCGGCGGCCTGCATCGAGGCGGCCGTCGCACGGGTGCTGGCCGACGGCTGGCGCACCGGGGATCTGGTCCCGGCGGGCGGGCCGGCCCCCGGTGTCAGCGTCGTCGGCACGCAGGCCCTGACGGACCGGATCCTGGCAGCCATCGAGCAGTCCACCCCGCAGGAGGGGTCGTCGGCCCCGTCGTAAGCTGGTACGGGGCGAATGCGTTGACGACGGGCCACCGCGTGCTGATCGTGGACGACGAGCCTTCCATCGTCGAGCTGGTGCGCTTCACCCTGGAGAAGGAGGGCTTCCAGTGCGACGTGGCCTCGGACGGGCCCAAGGCGCTGGAGATGGTGGAGCGCACCAAGCCCGACCTGGTCGTGCTGGACCTGATGCTGCCGGGCCTCGACGGCCTGGAGGTCTGCCGCCGCATCCGCCA
This genomic interval from Limnochorda sp. LNt contains the following:
- the leuB gene encoding 3-isopropylmalate dehydrogenase, giving the protein MPPHPPEASGGGPVSRRDGTPVVLLLGGDGIGPEVVEAAAACMQAAARRLGRAIRLEEAPIGGAALEMGLPPLPEPTLRMALDADAVLLGAVGGPRWDGLPGPQRPEAGLLELRRQLGVFANVRPVRMFAGLETTSPLRPEVVAGTDLVVVRELLGGLYYGPRGRRQGPGGPVVFDTLEYDQAQIDRAARFALEMARRRRRSLTLVDKANVLESSRMWRERVQALAPAYPDVAVSFQYVDSCAMRLVREPRAFDVLLCENMFGDILSDEAAVLAGSIGMLPSASLGGRVGLYEPVHGSAPDIAGRGVANPIGAILAGAMLLEWSLGWRDAAACIEAAVARVLADGWRTGDLVPAGGPAPGVSVVGTQALTDRILAAIEQSTPQEGSSAPS